A region from the Campylobacter subantarcticus LMG 24377 genome encodes:
- the tatB gene encoding Sec-independent protein translocase protein TatB — protein MSFGEILVILVVAILVLGPEKLPSTIVEIAKILKAIKSNIDEAKASINKELKIAELKDEAQKYKDEFSQTNENIRKKLSFEEFDQLKEGILNNTKELKNEINDLEKDIQELSNLEEKTQKDEKNTQKMES, from the coding sequence ATGAGTTTTGGTGAAATTTTAGTTATTTTAGTTGTAGCTATTTTAGTGCTTGGACCTGAAAAATTACCTTCAACCATAGTTGAAATTGCAAAAATTTTAAAAGCTATCAAGAGTAATATCGATGAAGCAAAAGCAAGCATTAATAAAGAACTAAAAATAGCAGAGTTAAAAGATGAGGCACAAAAATACAAAGATGAATTTTCACAAACTAATGAAAATATTAGAAAAAAACTAAGTTTTGAAGAATTTGATCAACTCAAAGAAGGTATTTTAAATAATACCAAAGAGTTAAAAAACGAAATTAATGATTTAGAAAAAGATATACAAGAACTTTCTAATCTCGAAGAAAAAACTCAAAAAGATGAAAAAAATACTCAAAAAATGGAAAGCTAA
- a CDS encoding ArsR/SmtB family transcription factor yields the protein MQEFLKITSAINDESRILILAFLQKHGKLCVCDLQSSLNMSQSRLSRHLKILKEANFLEVDRQGVWAYYGVRENLDIFCKDILKNINSLSLKLPELKRFSCECANAR from the coding sequence ATGCAAGAATTTTTAAAAATAACAAGTGCGATTAATGATGAAAGTAGAATTTTAATTTTAGCTTTTTTACAAAAACACGGAAAGCTTTGCGTGTGTGATCTACAAAGTTCGTTAAATATGAGTCAATCAAGACTTTCAAGACATCTAAAAATTTTAAAAGAAGCTAACTTCTTAGAAGTAGATAGACAAGGCGTTTGGGCATATTATGGGGTTAGGGAGAATTTGGATATTTTTTGTAAAGATATATTGAAAAATATCAACAGTCTTTCTTTGAAGCTTCCTGAATTAAAAAGATTTTCTTGTGAATGTGCTAATGCTAGGTAA
- the tatC gene encoding twin-arginine translocase subunit TatC, with protein sequence MFEELKPHLVELRKRLFISVACVIVMFFVCFSFNNYIIDILKAPVEAALPEISRQMTFVELQEPLFTAMKVSFFTAFLISLPVIFWQFWKFVAPGLYDNEKKLVVPFVSFASIMFALGALFCYYIVIPLAFKFLIDFGVQTQDFKPLISIGLYVGFFTKLVIAFGLAFEMPVITFFFAKLGLVDDAFLKKHFRVSVLVIFVFSAMMTPPDVISQFLMAVPLCGLYGISIYIAKKVNPSKKEDDTDE encoded by the coding sequence ATGTTTGAAGAATTAAAACCACATTTAGTAGAACTTAGAAAAAGATTATTTATAAGCGTAGCTTGTGTTATTGTAATGTTTTTTGTATGTTTTAGTTTTAATAACTATATTATCGATATACTTAAAGCACCTGTTGAAGCAGCTTTACCTGAAATTTCTAGACAAATGACTTTCGTTGAATTACAAGAGCCTTTATTTACAGCGATGAAAGTTTCATTTTTTACTGCTTTTTTAATTTCTTTACCGGTTATTTTTTGGCAATTTTGGAAATTTGTAGCACCAGGACTTTACGACAATGAAAAAAAACTAGTAGTGCCTTTTGTAAGCTTTGCGAGCATTATGTTTGCACTTGGAGCTTTGTTTTGTTATTATATAGTTATACCTTTGGCTTTTAAATTTTTGATTGATTTTGGGGTGCAAACTCAAGATTTTAAGCCTTTAATTAGTATAGGTTTATATGTAGGCTTTTTTACTAAATTAGTAATAGCTTTTGGTTTAGCTTTTGAAATGCCGGTTATAACCTTTTTCTTTGCTAAACTTGGACTAGTTGATGATGCTTTTTTAAAAAAGCATTTTAGGGTTTCAGTTTTAGTGATCTTTGTTTTTTCTGCAATGATGACACCTCCTGATGTGATTTCACAATTTTTAATGGCAGTGCCTTTGTGTGGGCTTTATGGAATTTCTATTTACATAGCTAAAAAAGTTAACCCAAGCAAAAAAGAAGATGACACAGATGAATGA
- a CDS encoding HugZ family heme oxygenase: MNFNTIIDHMNSHHQSNLIDLCKKFSNSKKIEKAILQSVDFEGLDIIYNDDQTLRINFPIKADVNTIKDIIIELCVNAKSDDLENIHQEIDEFIAQYNSIILATLTENGETTCSYAPFFRFQSENYIYISQISEHFHNIKTNPNNIEVMFLEDECKASSITLRKRLRYKASASILERGAEFDKKYDEFEKQTKNDKAVKMIRSMLDFHLIKLDFHNGRFVKGFGKAYDIQDGKIIHIEGKHPHQFSHKK; encoded by the coding sequence ATGAATTTTAATACTATCATAGATCATATGAACTCACATCATCAATCCAACCTTATAGATTTATGCAAAAAATTTTCTAACTCCAAGAAAATCGAAAAAGCTATACTTCAGAGTGTAGACTTTGAAGGGCTAGATATAATCTATAATGATGATCAAACACTACGCATTAATTTTCCAATAAAAGCTGATGTAAACACCATTAAAGATATCATCATCGAGCTTTGTGTGAATGCAAAAAGCGATGATTTAGAAAACATTCATCAAGAGATTGATGAATTTATCGCACAATATAATTCCATCATTTTAGCAACACTCACTGAAAATGGCGAAACCACTTGCTCTTATGCTCCATTTTTTAGATTTCAATCTGAAAATTATATTTACATTAGTCAAATCAGTGAGCATTTTCATAATATCAAAACAAATCCAAACAACATTGAAGTAATGTTTTTAGAAGATGAATGCAAAGCAAGTTCAATCACCCTAAGAAAAAGACTACGCTATAAAGCAAGTGCATCTATTCTTGAAAGAGGTGCAGAATTTGACAAAAAATACGATGAGTTTGAAAAACAAACAAAAAATGATAAAGCAGTAAAGATGATTAGATCTATGCTTGATTTTCATTTGATTAAACTTGATTTTCACAATGGACGCTTTGTGAAGGGATTTGGCAAAGCTTATGATATACAAGATGGAAAAATTATTCACATCGAAGGCAAACACCCTCATCAATTCTCACACAAAAAATAG
- a CDS encoding arsenic resistance permease codes for MWDKILIILQDFLVLFGEISILFIFVSMLVAFANERYSKFFEDHLKSDGFGSYIKAIFLGSLTPFCSCSSIPLLNAFLRAGVPLGVCMAYLITSPLINPIIIVMFIVSFGVKITLSYVGFLFGIILLLALGISKINTKVFFNDDFLSNDIKEGQVNSCCSSSKIAQPTTQSACCLINNPPFKFVKSETKFKKYFTQSFKEYKKIFPYIFVGMAIGAIINGVFPQNFFETYLADYGVLGVFIAAFIGVLLYMNCTAMIPVALALTASGIPLGIMMSFLIAGAGCSLPELILLKRIFKTNFLVLFASMIVVIAISFGFLMFFI; via the coding sequence ATGTGGGATAAAATTTTAATTATTTTGCAAGATTTCTTAGTTCTTTTTGGTGAAATTTCTATTTTATTTATTTTTGTGAGTATGCTTGTTGCTTTTGCGAATGAAAGATATTCTAAATTTTTTGAAGATCATTTGAAAAGTGATGGATTTGGTAGTTATATTAAAGCTATATTTTTAGGATCTTTGACGCCTTTTTGTTCATGTTCGAGTATCCCACTTTTAAATGCTTTTTTAAGAGCAGGTGTTCCGCTTGGTGTATGTATGGCATATTTAATCACATCGCCTTTAATCAATCCTATCATTATTGTGATGTTTATAGTGAGTTTTGGGGTTAAGATTACCTTGTCTTATGTGGGTTTTTTGTTTGGGATTATTTTACTTCTTGCTTTGGGAATATCAAAAATCAACACAAAAGTATTTTTTAATGATGATTTTTTAAGCAATGATATTAAAGAAGGACAAGTAAATTCTTGCTGCTCTAGTTCTAAAATAGCTCAGCCTACCACACAAAGTGCTTGTTGTTTGATCAATAATCCACCTTTTAAGTTTGTGAAATCTGAAACTAAATTCAAAAAATACTTCACTCAAAGCTTTAAAGAATACAAAAAAATTTTTCCTTATATTTTTGTGGGTATGGCTATAGGAGCCATTATAAATGGTGTTTTTCCGCAAAATTTCTTTGAAACATATCTTGCAGATTATGGAGTTTTAGGTGTATTTATAGCAGCTTTTATAGGAGTTTTGCTTTATATGAACTGCACAGCTATGATTCCTGTGGCACTAGCTTTAACCGCTAGTGGAATTCCACTTGGTATAATGATGAGTTTTTTAATAGCAGGGGCTGGGTGTTCTTTACCTGAACTTATTTTACTTAAAAGAATTTTTAAAACAAACTTTTTAGTTTTATTTGCAAGTATGATTGTTGTCATTGCTATTAGTTTTGGATTTTTAATGTTTTTTATATAA